Proteins found in one Enterococcus sp. 9D6_DIV0238 genomic segment:
- a CDS encoding TcpE family conjugal transfer membrane protein, whose product MNKEKQILDYREPFNAPYMIREIAKNVHLPFVVYAQDFTVATVSFAIVFSSLLMLFGMNQLVVMISLAIPYGLVQLFNRVEPDGKRADIFLKDYFLYLLTFVFGHKSLYHEQLHSFKQEKVIYDRCTVEQLSIKKEGEAKMNTLDVDQLKQEIKDSVVPELIHEFESLKAKEEGFYELFETDDEVLLMKKTLFRQFTEGVIPISEVPKLKEHYQSLIKQSIRKRITRLL is encoded by the coding sequence ATGAATAAAGAAAAGCAGATATTAGACTATAGGGAACCCTTCAATGCGCCTTACATGATTCGAGAAATTGCCAAAAACGTTCACTTGCCTTTTGTCGTTTATGCACAGGACTTCACAGTCGCAACAGTCAGTTTTGCGATTGTGTTTAGTTCTCTCTTGATGCTCTTTGGGATGAATCAATTGGTAGTTATGATTTCTCTGGCTATTCCCTATGGTTTAGTGCAGCTATTTAACCGAGTTGAGCCGGACGGAAAGCGAGCAGATATTTTTTTGAAAGATTATTTTCTCTATCTTCTTACCTTTGTATTTGGGCATAAATCGCTCTATCATGAACAACTTCACTCATTTAAACAAGAAAAAGTAATTTATGATCGCTGCACTGTTGAACAACTTTCCATAAAAAAAGAAGGAGAAGCAAAAATGAATACATTAGATGTTGACCAATTGAAGCAAGAAATAAAAGATAGTGTTGTTCCAGAACTAATCCATGAGTTTGAATCACTAAAAGCTAAAGAAGAAGGTTTCTATGAGCTATTTGAAACAGATGACGAAGTATTATTAATGAAAAAGACACTCTTTCGACAATTTACAGAGGGGGTTATTCCGATATCAGAAGTTCCTAAATTAAAAGAACACTATCAGTCATTAATCAAGCAATCCATTCGTAAACGAATCACTAGATTATTATAG
- a CDS encoding FtsK/SpoIIIE domain-containing protein — MNTFFHYRGRRIRPIHLSVYRTYLLLAWFPFLLFAGYYSYLFIYPLLQMMQQRQITDWIALLVPIGGLFLILFLPLLVLVMIRRASFLKGGFFYRVYQRQMLARLLKSNGLYEKKERKSKEQATEKMVFPKVYYRNTKEILYLTVPTDGMKWHDRFQKIAKTFEEMYIADFIEEQKEMGFTTYLLMIDVISKRIGIEACIVTNGQVKLMDGVVWDYAEVPHMLVTGGTGGGKSYFLLTLIHALIQVGTVDVCDPKEADLKDLESLHLFKNHVFYGTKWITKCLKNAVEEMNRRYVYMKALPNYTTGKNFAYYGIPPYFIIVDEWAAFFGTLTYKEQDEILRYVKELVLKARQAGVFLILATQRPDADNFGGGVRDNLLFRVSLGKLSEQGYYMTFGSDQKGKAFINKRIKGRGYCDSGSGVPREFYAPLVPRKYDFLAALQQIGSMQTLNIKELLQEMTTEEINEAHSAFGLSRKKLE, encoded by the coding sequence ATGAACACATTCTTTCATTATCGTGGACGTCGAATTCGTCCTATACATCTATCTGTTTATCGTACCTACCTTCTACTAGCTTGGTTTCCTTTTCTATTATTTGCTGGTTACTACAGCTACCTTTTTATCTATCCGCTACTACAGATGATGCAACAAAGACAAATAACTGATTGGATTGCCCTCTTAGTTCCCATTGGAGGGCTTTTTTTAATACTTTTCTTGCCGTTGTTAGTTTTGGTCATGATTCGCAGAGCTTCTTTTTTAAAGGGTGGTTTCTTCTATCGAGTCTACCAACGACAAATGTTAGCTCGTCTCTTGAAAAGCAATGGATTGTATGAGAAGAAGGAACGGAAATCAAAAGAACAGGCTACTGAAAAAATGGTTTTTCCAAAAGTTTATTACCGTAATACCAAGGAAATTCTTTATTTAACGGTTCCCACAGATGGCATGAAATGGCATGATCGCTTTCAAAAAATTGCAAAGACTTTTGAAGAAATGTACATTGCTGACTTCATTGAGGAACAAAAGGAAATGGGCTTCACCACCTATTTATTAATGATTGATGTGATCAGTAAGCGGATTGGAATTGAAGCTTGTATCGTAACAAATGGACAAGTCAAACTCATGGATGGTGTTGTATGGGACTATGCCGAAGTGCCTCACATGTTAGTAACTGGAGGCACAGGGGGTGGCAAGTCCTACTTTCTTCTCACCTTAATTCATGCGCTCATTCAGGTTGGAACAGTTGATGTATGTGATCCAAAAGAAGCAGATTTAAAAGATTTAGAAAGTCTACATTTATTTAAAAATCACGTATTTTACGGAACAAAATGGATCACGAAGTGTTTAAAGAATGCTGTAGAAGAAATGAATCGACGTTATGTTTATATGAAGGCTCTCCCTAACTATACAACAGGGAAAAACTTTGCATACTATGGTATTCCTCCCTACTTTATTATTGTTGATGAGTGGGCAGCCTTTTTTGGCACCTTAACCTATAAAGAACAGGACGAAATTCTGCGATATGTAAAGGAACTTGTTCTAAAAGCACGACAAGCAGGTGTTTTTCTCATTTTAGCAACCCAACGTCCTGATGCAGATAACTTTGGTGGCGGTGTACGTGATAATCTTTTATTTCGAGTTAGCTTGGGAAAGCTATCAGAACAGGGCTATTACATGACTTTTGGATCGGATCAAAAAGGAAAAGCGTTCATCAATAAACGAATTAAAGGCAGAGGCTACTGCGATAGTGGCTCAGGAGTTCCTCGTGAATTCTATGCCCCTCTTGTTCCTAGAAAATATGACTTTCTAGCAGCTCTTCAACAAATTGGTTCTATGCAAACGTTAAATATAAAAGAGCTTTTACAAGAAATGACTACTGAGGAAATTAATGAAGCACATTCAGCATTTGGACTTTCAAGGAAAAAGCTAGAGTGA
- a CDS encoding ATP-binding protein, which yields MKFKQPFHKVYHNLLLTTENEVWAYFTCPSDYVIGQNKEIQEKHKQKWNQFLQSLRRFEDFELFLNPHSYNLSERLAAFSENFDEQAELMGDSLVDRTLSELESQLRVLTTEKFYIGVKLSSISSATSVKGKAMEMVDYYAGKLLSLNHYHLTVDEDFLKRFRSIESEIFQLVGTINGRRLTEQEVLQACRYPYVRGMKTSFDLDFVENSSYSLTDTILDPTEEQGLLKLRSSEGTSYVALLPIHKFAPNLAFNHVAEVVQSLPFPVEFRLKGHFEPLKGGRGLKGKSSRAAKRLKNSAKETVSMGDAEMKSSRFNRYALTDLNNKIDLRVPVIKWLGLFGIFGQTPEECRSRIRTVISLCQSRNVEIVKGLADQVFLFHQFLAGNKLGQEKNWLHFTTVEGISEMLLGVENRIGDNVGIPIGMVSELKNTRNLTPKEVAKTSRKPVFFNPAIGNQNDIADKKANSPHIAITGPTGNGKSYLAKFIFFLSVLMNGKGLYVDPKSEFFDWIMEVINNPLYQEKYPDTCAFIQQHFHQVRLDPNKTSNKGVLDPFCFIPNRVAAKDMAQDLFEELYDFTSAREKKSRLAMLEGIETVLKRRDQGERIGLLHVVDFMLESTHEEVRDTASLIKKSVQGSILELAFSYGENEGLNLTNKVTVLEVLGLEMPRAETLSSDYSATQRKSVMLMMSIGKFCELFGLRDREESTVVLFDESWIFNSSKNGRAIIKSMRRVGRSFNNTLIIVTQSVKDTAEEDDTGNFGRIFAYDDKDEREEILRHLGLEITSENIDWLKNLPKYHCLYLDLRGRVGKMLVYCPYEEIHQMLQTVKKNTSADVETTFSA from the coding sequence ATGAAGTTTAAGCAACCATTTCATAAGGTTTATCATAATTTATTGCTTACTACAGAGAATGAAGTTTGGGCATATTTTACTTGCCCTAGCGACTATGTTATTGGTCAAAATAAAGAAATTCAAGAAAAGCACAAACAAAAATGGAATCAATTTTTGCAAAGCTTACGCCGCTTTGAAGACTTTGAACTATTTCTAAATCCGCATTCTTATAATCTTAGTGAGCGACTAGCAGCTTTCTCCGAAAATTTTGATGAACAAGCAGAATTAATGGGAGATAGTTTAGTTGATCGAACACTTTCCGAATTAGAAAGTCAGCTTCGAGTCCTCACAACAGAAAAATTTTATATTGGAGTTAAGCTTTCTAGTATATCTTCTGCAACATCTGTAAAAGGAAAAGCTATGGAAATGGTTGACTATTATGCTGGAAAACTATTATCCCTTAACCACTATCATCTAACTGTTGATGAAGATTTTTTAAAACGATTCCGTTCAATAGAATCAGAAATCTTTCAACTTGTTGGAACGATTAACGGGCGTAGACTTACTGAACAAGAAGTACTACAAGCCTGCCGTTATCCCTATGTACGTGGAATGAAGACTTCTTTTGATCTTGATTTCGTGGAAAATAGCAGCTATTCATTAACAGATACCATTCTTGATCCTACAGAAGAACAAGGTTTATTAAAGCTACGAAGCTCGGAAGGAACTAGCTACGTTGCACTGCTTCCTATTCATAAATTTGCTCCTAATTTGGCATTCAATCATGTAGCAGAAGTAGTGCAAAGCCTCCCCTTTCCAGTGGAGTTTCGACTCAAAGGGCATTTTGAACCCTTAAAAGGTGGTAGAGGATTAAAAGGAAAGTCTTCTCGTGCAGCTAAAAGGTTAAAAAATAGCGCAAAAGAAACAGTCTCTATGGGCGATGCCGAAATGAAATCCAGCCGTTTTAATCGTTACGCTTTAACCGACCTAAACAATAAAATAGATTTAAGAGTCCCTGTCATTAAATGGCTGGGACTTTTTGGTATCTTTGGACAAACACCAGAAGAATGTCGCAGTCGGATTCGTACCGTTATTTCTTTATGTCAATCTAGAAATGTAGAAATAGTCAAAGGGTTAGCCGATCAAGTTTTTCTCTTCCATCAATTTTTAGCTGGTAACAAACTAGGACAAGAAAAAAATTGGCTTCACTTTACTACAGTTGAAGGTATTAGTGAAATGTTATTAGGTGTTGAAAATCGGATTGGTGATAACGTAGGAATTCCTATTGGTATGGTCTCGGAATTGAAAAACACTCGAAACCTAACACCAAAAGAAGTTGCAAAAACTAGTCGAAAACCTGTTTTCTTTAATCCAGCTATTGGGAACCAAAATGATATCGCCGATAAAAAAGCCAATAGTCCACATATTGCCATCACTGGACCCACTGGAAATGGAAAATCCTACTTGGCAAAGTTTATTTTCTTCCTTTCAGTCTTAATGAATGGAAAAGGTTTGTACGTTGACCCTAAATCTGAGTTCTTTGATTGGATCATGGAGGTTATCAATAATCCACTGTATCAAGAAAAATATCCTGACACTTGCGCTTTCATTCAACAGCATTTCCACCAAGTACGACTTGATCCAAATAAAACCAGTAATAAGGGTGTTCTTGATCCCTTCTGCTTTATTCCTAATCGAGTAGCCGCAAAAGATATGGCTCAAGATTTATTTGAAGAGCTTTATGATTTTACTAGTGCCAGAGAGAAAAAATCAAGATTGGCAATGCTAGAAGGAATCGAAACTGTATTAAAAAGAAGAGATCAAGGCGAACGGATAGGATTACTTCATGTAGTCGACTTCATGCTAGAAAGTACACATGAAGAGGTTCGAGATACCGCTAGCTTAATCAAAAAATCAGTACAAGGTTCTATTTTAGAATTGGCCTTTAGTTATGGTGAAAATGAAGGGCTGAATCTCACCAATAAAGTCACTGTCCTAGAAGTCTTAGGTTTGGAGATGCCTCGTGCAGAAACACTTAGTAGTGACTACAGTGCTACACAGAGAAAGTCAGTCATGTTGATGATGTCTATAGGAAAATTCTGTGAACTTTTTGGTTTACGTGATCGAGAAGAAAGCACTGTTGTTCTATTTGATGAAAGTTGGATTTTTAATTCTTCTAAAAACGGACGTGCGATTATCAAATCCATGCGCAGAGTTGGTCGAAGTTTCAATAATACTCTTATCATCGTCACTCAATCTGTTAAAGATACAGCAGAAGAAGATGACACAGGAAACTTTGGACGAATTTTTGCTTATGATGACAAAGATGAACGTGAAGAGATTCTTCGCCATTTAGGATTAGAAATAACCAGTGAAAATATAGACTGGTTAAAAAACTTACCCAAATACCATTGTCTTTATTTAGATTTACGTGGTCGTGTTGGGAAGATGCTTGTCTACTGCCCTTATGAAGAAATCCATCAAATGTTGCAAACAGTCAAAAAAAATACAAGTGCAGATGTGGAAACGACCTTTAGCGCTTAG
- a CDS encoding CD3337/EF1877 family mobilome membrane protein — protein sequence MLLKDLFDIDSFQSFFEKGGWFSINENLQSVLNALLNIAFGLIKYLVLALDYVIDKLFSLNLLEGVLPDLFSTTGAIYNKLFSVVGILLFTFVIVISVKDFFEKGISKVLIRFGIFTLIYVGSMTFFSDGANKIQEVNTLSQNVQGQLVDLTSGNLTKGNGNISENLLGPNQQLDGTSNIRNLIFDEFVIKPYALLNFGKTDVSKEQFESYLVKSGETFDQKKTDEIADKIKKDSEKNSYLTSDRMTEKVAVLLNTFIMLIVIGTAVLIIGVANILIQLLIYGILFLFPSLLFLALIPNMHHLLKNGFMLLGTLFASKIGIGFGFGLLFSILNLLDSFFVVTNIVTMIVGLFVKVLLGLFIWKNKGQIVRSLTQGKAELRDFSFNPKQALQEKQQQRSQKEDQQNRYAEQTYKTQAAENDYLRSGVELDHAYRQNELQDNLLVQAGEEETSLDKTATAFDEHPMASKEETLPINTVDVKDSEELPNYPVKNVSDFETSTEPFITETVLPMEEVDDTLIAPSPLAEEIETSVEQVVENKEITETIEHVSLEETPSSPSPSPVTQHEAKQLEKEISHLRQEAYSTPELEEEQPYEST from the coding sequence ATGTTATTAAAAGATTTGTTTGATATTGATAGCTTCCAATCCTTTTTTGAAAAAGGTGGTTGGTTTAGCATCAATGAAAATTTACAAAGTGTTCTAAATGCCCTGCTCAATATTGCCTTTGGATTAATCAAATACCTTGTTTTGGCGTTAGACTATGTTATAGATAAACTCTTTAGTTTAAATTTATTAGAAGGAGTATTACCAGATTTATTCTCCACTACTGGTGCTATTTACAATAAGTTATTCAGTGTTGTAGGAATTCTCCTTTTTACGTTTGTGATTGTTATTTCAGTGAAAGATTTTTTTGAAAAAGGAATCAGCAAGGTGTTAATTCGGTTTGGTATTTTTACTTTAATTTATGTTGGAAGCATGACCTTCTTTTCGGATGGTGCCAATAAAATCCAAGAAGTGAATACACTATCTCAAAATGTTCAAGGACAGTTAGTTGATTTAACAAGTGGTAATCTAACAAAAGGCAACGGCAATATCTCAGAAAATTTACTTGGACCAAACCAACAATTAGACGGAACAAGCAATATCCGAAATCTCATTTTTGATGAATTTGTCATTAAGCCTTATGCGTTACTCAATTTTGGAAAAACAGACGTATCAAAAGAGCAATTTGAATCTTATCTTGTTAAAAGTGGCGAAACATTTGATCAAAAAAAGACAGACGAAATTGCAGATAAAATAAAAAAAGACTCCGAAAAAAATTCTTATCTCACCTCTGATCGTATGACCGAAAAAGTCGCTGTTTTACTAAATACATTTATTATGCTGATTGTGATTGGAACAGCCGTACTAATCATTGGAGTTGCAAACATTTTAATCCAGCTATTAATTTATGGCATTCTGTTTCTCTTCCCCTCACTACTATTTTTAGCATTGATTCCAAACATGCACCATCTGTTAAAAAATGGATTCATGTTACTAGGAACACTGTTTGCTTCAAAAATAGGGATTGGATTCGGTTTTGGTCTCTTGTTCTCTATTCTAAATTTGCTAGATTCCTTTTTTGTTGTAACAAACATTGTCACAATGATTGTTGGGTTGTTCGTAAAAGTTTTATTAGGTCTATTCATTTGGAAAAATAAAGGACAAATCGTTCGCTCGCTTACCCAAGGAAAAGCAGAGTTAAGAGACTTTTCTTTCAATCCAAAACAAGCTCTTCAAGAAAAGCAGCAACAACGATCTCAAAAAGAAGATCAGCAAAATCGCTATGCTGAACAAACTTATAAAACACAAGCTGCAGAAAATGATTACCTTCGTTCTGGAGTAGAATTGGATCACGCTTATCGTCAAAACGAACTACAGGATAATTTATTAGTGCAAGCTGGTGAAGAAGAAACTTCTCTTGATAAAACGGCAACAGCTTTTGATGAACACCCAATGGCATCCAAAGAAGAAACGCTCCCTATAAATACTGTTGATGTAAAAGATTCAGAAGAATTGCCAAACTATCCTGTTAAAAACGTATCAGACTTTGAAACAAGTACAGAACCTTTTATAACGGAAACTGTATTGCCAATGGAAGAAGTTGATGATACATTAATTGCACCAAGTCCTTTAGCGGAAGAAATTGAAACTTCTGTGGAACAAGTTGTTGAGAATAAAGAGATAACGGAAACTATAGAACATGTTTCTCTAGAAGAAACCCCTTCATCACCTTCTCCATCTCCAGTAACACAACATGAAGCAAAGCAACTTGAAAAAGAAATTAGTCATTTAAGACAGGAAGCCTATAGCACTCCAGAATTAGAAGAGGAACAGCCCTATGAAAGCACGTAA
- a CDS encoding antirestriction protein ArdA: MIELYIENLHTHKGRWFELPIDWEEVKEKIELDDGQEHLITDYMAPFTLSHYENFNEMNEAAEQLDEHSGHPAIHYLGELVEYGFFSDILDAFEQIDEIQVYSDCYSYKDYAEQLVDDLGYLSGVPDLIKWNIDYEGIGENLRQDGRLYQANDNTIVEVMT, translated from the coding sequence ATGATTGAACTATATATCGAAAATCTTCATACCCATAAAGGGCGATGGTTTGAATTGCCTATTGATTGGGAAGAGGTCAAAGAAAAAATCGAATTAGACGATGGGCAGGAGCACTTAATAACAGACTATATGGCACCATTTACTCTTTCTCATTATGAAAATTTTAACGAAATGAATGAAGCAGCAGAACAACTGGATGAGCATAGTGGGCACCCAGCCATTCACTATTTAGGTGAACTTGTAGAGTACGGATTTTTCAGCGATATTTTAGATGCATTTGAACAAATTGATGAAATTCAAGTCTACTCTGACTGTTATTCTTATAAAGACTATGCAGAACAATTAGTGGATGATCTTGGCTACTTATCTGGTGTTCCTGATTTAATCAAGTGGAATATCGATTATGAAGGTATTGGTGAAAATTTACGTCAAGATGGTCGCCTTTATCAAGCAAACGATAACACCATTGTTGAGGTAATGACATGA
- a CDS encoding XRE family transcriptional regulator, translating into MNNQEIKILRKRLQLTQQQFAEKLDWSKSYLSMIETGKRTIPKKSIEKIRKTFHLDGGFLPMEAKIDFLRVRFKIHSPSQVIEKILQMNPDVFIYKNYGFNHYTESYCFSDIFVFSNPENLDMGVMIELRGQGCREYELVLEEQEETWTTFFWRLYQSNIFGEGLIIDTKITRIDLALDEHLSLLYPNYDLFELKEKVEQGLVDTTFRNFDFTGGIVVKSGQRLNKGLSLYFGSRQSPFYLNFYQKDYELAKKEEISVEMARQKYGIKNRYEIRLADEKAYLFVEYLLSTGETIEWIVKELIDTAIKVYDSDSNGLRTHYSQNWRMVIESMQELRLTMKGEKPNYDKALRWLSNYLAPTLKKIWIMDQTFGKNELMSRIQQAELKEKDQEELAKLTTTIKELLIQEETQTASSSSVTVTQEEVEQLLAQFLFN; encoded by the coding sequence ATGAATAATCAAGAAATAAAAATTTTACGAAAGCGACTACAATTAACACAACAGCAATTTGCCGAAAAGCTTGATTGGAGTAAATCATACCTCTCTATGATTGAAACTGGTAAACGAACGATCCCAAAAAAATCCATAGAAAAAATACGCAAAACATTCCATTTGGACGGTGGCTTTCTACCCATGGAAGCAAAAATTGATTTTCTTCGTGTTCGATTCAAAATCCACTCCCCTTCTCAAGTAATTGAGAAAATATTACAAATGAATCCAGATGTATTCATTTACAAAAACTATGGCTTTAATCATTATACTGAAAGCTATTGTTTTAGTGACATCTTTGTTTTCTCAAATCCAGAAAACCTAGATATGGGAGTGATGATTGAACTGCGTGGACAAGGCTGTCGAGAATATGAATTGGTACTAGAAGAACAAGAAGAAACTTGGACGACATTCTTTTGGCGGCTTTATCAATCGAATATTTTTGGTGAAGGTCTAATAATTGACACCAAAATTACGCGAATTGATTTGGCTCTGGATGAACATCTCTCTCTTCTTTATCCCAATTATGATTTATTTGAATTGAAAGAAAAAGTTGAACAAGGATTAGTCGATACCACTTTTCGCAATTTTGATTTTACAGGAGGAATTGTTGTTAAGAGTGGGCAGCGGCTCAACAAAGGACTCTCTCTTTATTTTGGTTCCAGACAATCGCCGTTTTATTTAAACTTTTACCAAAAAGATTACGAACTAGCAAAAAAAGAAGAAATATCTGTTGAAATGGCTCGTCAGAAATATGGTATTAAAAATCGTTATGAAATCCGTTTAGCTGACGAAAAAGCCTATCTCTTTGTTGAATATTTACTTTCTACAGGAGAAACAATTGAATGGATCGTCAAAGAATTAATTGATACTGCCATCAAAGTGTATGATTCCGACTCAAACGGACTGCGCACTCACTACAGCCAAAATTGGCGAATGGTTATTGAAAGTATGCAAGAATTACGGCTCACTATGAAAGGTGAAAAGCCAAACTATGATAAAGCCTTACGCTGGCTCTCCAACTATCTTGCTCCTACTCTAAAGAAAATTTGGATTATGGATCAAACGTTTGGCAAAAATGAGTTGATGTCTAGGATTCAGCAGGCAGAACTAAAGGAAAAAGATCAAGAAGAGTTGGCAAAACTTACAACAACAATAAAAGAATTATTGATACAAGAAGAAACCCAAACAGCTTCTTCCTCTTCCGTAACTGTTACACAAGAAGAAGTAGAACAACTATTAGCACAATTTTTATTTAACTAA
- a CDS encoding conjugal transfer protein: protein MKFIKEKKNHAPALPKEEKATSIRTTRAFFLILTLFLISSGPFAFIKSTQMQGLIRKEQATLTETIQKELAKNANTPVTSELYKQFLQPFITAYINIPAEQQAFEKRLTSLQETYFSITLEEEKNTGTERKLLSSDFYDLVNENGQLVAQYRISYEITAPVTKERDVKKKEGDKEVVVKEKYIDYEKTENRVLLNIPFTQLKNQSFKVTAYPYFTIEPSLTSQNGQSQMLDISQYQQVDNKEEKAVISFIQSFLDKYVSASLEDMAFMMKEPEILTGNYQISNSQIEPFFKDKQLFAFVTFDVIDGETKIGHKETMTLLLKQRENTYFIETIHHYLGGI, encoded by the coding sequence ATGAAATTTATCAAAGAAAAAAAGAATCATGCCCCTGCTTTACCAAAAGAAGAAAAAGCGACTAGTATCCGAACGACTCGTGCCTTCTTTTTAATCCTAACGCTTTTTTTAATCAGCAGTGGTCCCTTTGCCTTTATTAAATCCACTCAAATGCAAGGTCTGATTCGTAAAGAACAAGCCACATTAACTGAAACGATTCAAAAAGAATTAGCAAAAAATGCAAACACACCTGTTACATCAGAATTATACAAACAGTTTCTACAACCTTTTATCACAGCTTACATTAATATTCCTGCCGAACAGCAGGCATTTGAGAAACGCCTTACTTCACTCCAAGAGACCTATTTTTCGATAACACTCGAAGAAGAAAAAAATACAGGCACTGAACGAAAATTGCTCTCTTCTGATTTTTATGATCTAGTCAATGAAAATGGACAATTAGTGGCTCAGTACCGTATTTCCTATGAAATCACTGCTCCAGTTACAAAAGAACGAGATGTAAAGAAAAAGGAAGGTGATAAAGAAGTAGTTGTCAAAGAAAAATATATTGATTACGAGAAAACTGAAAATCGTGTGTTGTTAAATATTCCTTTTACACAATTAAAAAATCAATCCTTTAAAGTGACTGCGTATCCTTATTTTACTATTGAACCTTCACTAACTTCACAAAATGGACAATCACAAATGCTAGATATTTCTCAGTATCAACAAGTCGATAATAAAGAAGAAAAAGCGGTTATCAGTTTCATTCAGTCATTCCTCGATAAATATGTATCTGCTTCATTGGAAGATATGGCATTTATGATGAAAGAACCAGAAATCCTAACAGGTAATTATCAGATAAGCAACAGCCAAATTGAGCCCTTCTTCAAAGACAAACAACTTTTTGCTTTTGTTACTTTTGATGTTATTGATGGCGAAACAAAAATAGGACACAAAGAAACCATGACTTTATTGTTGAAACAACGAGAAAACACTTACTTTATTGAAACAATCCATCATTATTTAGGAGGAATTTAA
- a CDS encoding TcpD family membrane protein, with the protein MKPKKNTQSPQQRQLLTVKLTTIFSSLLFFFSLSPVAYADANAKEASNYILNDWIAPIFGVVVVYLVIKEFLNSKWIQGFAILFFGGIIYAVIKDPTSVLNSLSNLKSYFGL; encoded by the coding sequence ATGAAACCTAAGAAGAATACACAATCTCCTCAGCAAAGACAGTTATTAACCGTCAAATTAACAACCATATTCAGCAGCCTTTTATTCTTTTTCTCTCTATCTCCTGTAGCCTATGCGGATGCAAATGCTAAAGAAGCCAGTAACTACATCTTGAATGACTGGATTGCACCAATTTTTGGGGTAGTAGTTGTTTATTTAGTCATCAAGGAATTTCTGAATTCAAAATGGATTCAAGGTTTTGCGATCCTCTTTTTTGGCGGTATTATTTACGCAGTTATTAAAGACCCTACAAGCGTTCTTAATTCACTTTCTAATCTAAAAAGTTATTTCGGGTTATAG